ATGAGCATTTCCATGGAGAAGAATTTGCCCCTGGCGATCATCCTGCAGCTTTCGATATTAATGTTCTTCTTGAGAAAAAAGCGTGAAATGCTCGCAATAATTCCGGGGCGATCCAATCCCAGGACCGTGACCAGATGGTTTTCTTTTTCAGATGAAGCGGTACGTGCCTCCGGGTCATACGCCCCTACCACCACCTTCAGCCCGGTCTCGTCTTCAATGGTTTTCAGCCGGGCCAGGACAGAGGACGTCAGGCCGGTTGAACCGGGAAAGTCGATGATAAGAAAGATGGAAAACAGTCCCCTCCGGCAGCTTTCCTCCACATCAATAATATTGCCTCCCAGCTCAAATACCCTGTCGGTAATCCTTGAGACCAGCCCGGGGGCGTCCAGGCCGATAGCGGAAAGACTGATGGTCCTCTGTGCACGGTTCATGTCATCCCTCACATAAATCGGGTTTGTCAGGTTGTTGAGCCCTTTGAGTCGGGTGATTCCTTTATTCTTTAATCGAAAAAAACATACAGCTCTTCCTGGTAATACCTCCCATTCAGGACCTGTCCCGGGCCGAACCGTCTGAGCCTTTTCCTTTTCAGGAAGTCGGCCAATCGTTCGTTGATCTCTTCCAAAGAGGCCTGTCCCCTGAACAGGGTAATGGGGACATTCACGTTAATCGGCCGTGCCGGGATCAGATGGCGGGTTGCCTTGGGGGCGAACCGCCTATTGTGGTTTACTGCATCTACTACCATTTCCTTGGAGATCTGGGGCGTCCAGATCACCATTTCATCGGATCTCAGGCCTTGGCAGAAATTCTCTTCCTCTACCGCCTGACATGGAATATAGTCCACTGTTTTCCCGGACCGGATGAGCCGCTTTTGGATCCTTTCCACAAGGTGGTATGCATTGACCGCATCTTCGGCCATGTGTCTCTGGAAGCTGACCGCTGCAAAATAACGACCCTGCTGAATGCCGCACTGCAATCTGTTTTTTCCCAGGAGGCTCCGCAACGCGCCGGCATCTTCCACCTGTTCCAGTCTTCCGCCCATCTCCGCGATAAGCCGTTTCAGCGAGTCTTCATTCCTCATCCTTCCCAGTCGCCTGAACCAGTAACGCAACTGAACGGCCGGATTAAAGTAATCGATTCTGCATACCAGAATATGGTTGAATCCGAGTTCTCTGAAGACAAACGCACGATGGTGTCCATCCAGAACCATACCGTTCTTGTCCACGATAATCGGGTTCTGCAGGTCTGCCCAGTTCCTGGACTCCAGAACCAGGTCATTGGCCTTTTCCGGGATCACTTCTTCGTGCAGCAGCAAGGATGCCACCGGCATGATTTCCAACTGCAGTTTCAGGCGTCCCGTATCAATGACGACCATGGTCTCTGTCACCAGTTCCGATGGTTCAGGATAGACCACACAAAATGGCGGAAAAGCTGCTTTTCGACGGCCGGATGCAGCCCGGAAATGACGGGCAACGCCCGGTTACCTCCGGCCCATTGAAGCATCGCAAACTCTCGGCCATGTATGCGCAGTGTCGACCCTGTTGGAGAGGTTCGGCGAAGGTGAAGCGCGCAAGGCCCATCGGAAAGCAAGACGTCCTCTGATCCTGCCGGCCACCCGGGACTCACCCAACGGCCGACACGCATGGGGGAGACGGCGGCCAGGGCCTTGATTCCGTTTTTCATGGCGGATGTCCCTTTGGTCATGTTGATTACCATTTTCCAATTAGTACACGATCTCCACGCCTCTGTCGAGCTGCTTGTTTCCGACCCCTCTCAGGAGCTGCCTTCATTCACCAAAGGCTGACATATTGCCGTTGAATTTCTCAAAGCGATGAGGTATCCTTTTTATAAATTTAGACAACAATAAGGGATGATATCTCCTCACAAAGGCACCAGTCAGGGGGTTCATCGTCGGCCGATGCGGGCCGGAAGAATAGGCGCAGGGGCATTGTGACAGGCGGATAAGAGAGGCGTTGAAGTAAATCAAAAGGGAGGGGGTACCCTGGGCAGACGACATCAACAGATACGAACAGAGGGCCTGAGTCGCTTTCTCGTTTATGTGCTGGGACACAGACCGGATGAGTTCGGCCTGGTTCCTGACAGGGAAGGATTTGTCGCCCTAAAGGAACTGCTCCAGGCCCTTCACGATGAAGCGGAGTGGCGGTATGTGCGCCGATCCCATATCAACGAGATCCTCATGGGGAGTGACAGAACGCACTTTCAATCCGAGAGCGATCGCATCCGGTCAATGGAATGCCGGTGGGAGCTGGATCTCCATCACCCGCACTTGTCCCCGCCCAGGATCCTCTTTACGGCCATCCGGCGAAGGGCGCATTCCGTGGCCGTGGAAAAGGGTCTGAAAGGTCCCGAAGGCAGGCCTCTGGTGCTTTCACCCAACAGGGATATGGCCGTGAAGATCGGGCGCCGGCGAGATCCGGACCCGGTGGTTCTGGAGATCCTGGCAGAGGCGGCAGTGGAGAAGCGGACTTTGTTCTATTTGTTCGGGGACCTCTTTTTGAGTCCGGATATTCCGGCCCGATTCATTGCCGGTCCCCCGGTGCCCAAAGAGGTGCTGGAGGATCGAAAAGAGAAAGACAAATCCACCCAGAAGCCTTTCAAAGCACCGCCGTCTCCCACCCCGGGGACCTTTATCCTGGATTCCTCCAGGGACCCAGATCTTTATCGGAAGACAAAGGGAAAAAAGCAAAAAGGATGGAAGGAGGCGGCCAGAAGGATGCGGAAGCAGACAAAAAAATGAACGTCGAACATCCGGTTGGACGCCATGTCTGTAATCGCCCGTTGCTGGACAATATGCCGAGATGTTTTATCTTAGGGCTTAAGACCCCCGCGCGCCTCCAGAACATTCTTGGGCTTTGCGCCATATCTTTTTAGTTGCGGCCGTTGGGCCGCCTTGGGATTGTTGCATGCGATTGGTGTTATTCAGTATACGCAGAAAAGCAAGGTGGTCAGCCTCAGCGTTGCTGTGGGGCGTTCTATTTATTTTTATTGCTGAAGCAGGGTATCCTATGCAACCTCCTCCGGAACCTTTGAATATCCCCAAGTTGAGATGCCTGATCTCAGAGGCCGATCTTATTGCCGTGGGAACGGTTACCGGGCTCATGGAAACCGAATGTACAAAGGGGGGAGAAAGAAGAAAGACCGTATCGGCTGCCTTGAGCGTGGAAATGCCGCTGAAAGGCGATGTGCTTTCAGGCAGCCCTATCATGATCGAAGAAACCTACCCGGCTCCTGATTCGCTGCTTAAGCCTCCTCCTGAGCGGTTGGCAAAAAATAACAATGCACCGGAAAAGGCTGTTGTCGGCCTGAGGGCGGGGCCGAGTCGTTACCATGGAAGATATGCGCAAGGCGGCCGAATCATCGTATTTCTGAAGGATATCAAAGGGACCTGCGGATATACGCCCCTCGGCTCCGGCACCTATGACAAACACCTGTGTGAATTTCTGATAGAGACTGACGGCATTAAGGCGCTTTATTTCAGATTCGCCGACGATGTATTGCCCCATGTGGGATCAGAAGACGAATTCATCGGGTTAATCAGGGCGTTAATCAACTCAAGCCCAGACAAAGGGAGTGAATGATGGCTAAGACCTTAAAAAATATTCTTTTTTGTTTAACCGTTTTTATTCCGGCATGTTGTGTCTTGATTTTTCCGGCGCTTGCAGACGATTTTGCTACGGGAAAAATACCCTTAAATCCGTACGGCATCCGCTCACCCAACCCGTATGTTGTGAACAGGGTTATCGAGGATGGAAACCTTATCGATGAGGTCATTGTCCCGGGCCGGCCGAGTCCCCCGGAAGGCTTCAATGATCAGGTTGCATGGGTTCTGGAATCAAATGTCGCCGCTGGGACGAACATTATTGCCAATGTGCCTGCGCTGACCTGGGTTTTCGGGTGCTCTGCCACGTCCGCCGCCATGATGTTCGGCCATTATGACAACGCGGGGTATCCCAATATGTACGCAGGCCCCACAAATGGGGGCGTGTTCCCAATGACGAACGCCGTATGGGGTACCGTGGCAATTAACGGGGAGACACGGGCATTATGTCCCCTCAGCGCCACACGCCTGGGTCTTGACAATCGAACCGTCAATGGACATGTGGATGATTACTGGATAAACACGGGCGATCCGGGGCCGGACCCGTTTATCGGTAACTGGGCAGAGCATCCCCATGGCGAATGCACAGCCGATTTTATGGGAACCAACCAGTCTTCATTTGATAACGAGGATGGATTCACGAGATTCTGGTTTTATCCCAACGGTGCCCCTCTCTATGATTATACCGCCTCTGAACCGGCCAAACGGGACGGCTGCCACGGTCTGCGGCTTTTTGTCGAATCCAGGGGATACGCCGTACAGGCCTCGGGGAATTTTTCCCAGTATATTTACGGCTATAACGGTAATACCCAAGGGTATGCCTTTGCTGATTACAAGGCTGAAATTGACGCCGGCCGGCCTGTTATGTTGCATCTTGAAGGTCACACCGTGTTAGGACATGGATATGACGATGTCACATCGACTGTTTTCTTCCATGATACATGGGACTACAGCGACCACGCAATGACCTGGGGAGGCGTCTATTTAGGCATGCCGCATTTCGGCGTGAGTGTGCTCCGGCTGGCTCCGATTGCCCCGGTTCCGCCTGCGGCGCCGGCATTGATGCTGTCGGTCTATGGAACCACGGTTGTGGGTTTATGGAATTCCGTGCCCGAGGCAGCCGGGTATATCGTCTCTTACGCCCCGTATCCCTATACCGGTCCTGAGACAATCGGAAGCTTTGATATGGGGACCCAGACGTGGTTTTCAGTCGAGCTCTGGAGGGGAGCCGCCTTCTACGTGGCTGTCCAGGCGTACAACAGCGCTGGACGCAGTGATTATTCCAATCTCTTGTATTTTATTATGAATTGATCGACCCCACCCCAGGCAGAGGCGGGACGAACCCGTTTCCCGCTCGTTTTTCTTCTCCAGACCCGGTCTCCCACGCAGGGCGTGGGAGACCCAATCAACACTCCCGGGCCTGACGGCCATCATTCAGGCAAAGACCGGTGCATCTGCACAGATACCGATTCCAGTATTCCAGAATGCCTCAATCCCTGAATTCCAGAATTCTTCAATCCTTTTCTAACGGTCTCTGATACCCACACCCCTTTTTCCGGCAGACCAGGACCGACTCGCCGCTTTTTTTGTGCCTGATGCTCAACACCGGGGTTCCGCAGGTGGGACAGGTATCGTTATAGGGTTCATCCCAGGTAGCAAAGGTGCAGTCCGGATACCTGTTGCAGGCATAAAATTTCTTTCCCTTCTTGGATGTCTTTTCCACCAGCATCCCCTGACAGTCCGTTTCAGGGCACGGCACGCCCG
The Deltaproteobacteria bacterium genome window above contains:
- a CDS encoding C39 family peptidase, with amino-acid sequence MIFPALADDFATGKIPLNPYGIRSPNPYVVNRVIEDGNLIDEVIVPGRPSPPEGFNDQVAWVLESNVAAGTNIIANVPALTWVFGCSATSAAMMFGHYDNAGYPNMYAGPTNGGVFPMTNAVWGTVAINGETRALCPLSATRLGLDNRTVNGHVDDYWINTGDPGPDPFIGNWAEHPHGECTADFMGTNQSSFDNEDGFTRFWFYPNGAPLYDYTASEPAKRDGCHGLRLFVESRGYAVQASGNFSQYIYGYNGNTQGYAFADYKAEIDAGRPVMLHLEGHTVLGHGYDDVTSTVFFHDTWDYSDHAMTWGGVYLGMPHFGVSVLRLAPIAPVPPAAPALMLSVYGTTVVGLWNSVPEAAGYIVSYAPYPYTGPETIGSFDMGTQTWFSVELWRGAAFYVAVQAYNSAGRSDYSNLLYFIMN